One Hemibagrus wyckioides isolate EC202008001 linkage group LG09, SWU_Hwy_1.0, whole genome shotgun sequence DNA segment encodes these proteins:
- the marcksb gene encoding myristoylated alanine-rich protein kinase C substrate b, giving the protein MGAQVAKNGAKEETAAEKANGQENGHAKTNGNASPTADGAAEEVQANGKHATDGEVKAEDGTAEKPAEEGAAESAPVANGEDSSKPEENGAASGSNEPAKQKKRFSFKKPFKLSGFSFKKSAKKEAEAEEAAAPAEEGEDKAESEEAKPEASGGEEKEKEEAAEGAKADQPSADEEKKTSEEQKPETPAEEKPAEAAAEEPAAAAPAPAESSDAQPAAAAAAEE; this is encoded by the exons ATGGGAGCTCAAGTGGCTAAAAACGGTGCAAAAGAGGAAACCGCTGCAGAAAAAGCAAACGGACAG GAAAACGGGCACGCTAAGACAAACGGCAATGCCTCCCCTACGGCAGATGGAGCCGCTGAGGAGGTCCAGGCCAACGGCAAACACGCCACCGACGGCGAGGTGAAGGCCGAAGACGGAACGGCCGAGAAGCCGGCGGAGGAAGGCGCAGCCGAAAGCGCCCCGGTAGCCAACGGCGAGGACTCGAGCAAACCTGAAGAGAACGGCGCCGCGTCAGGAAGCAACGAGCCTGCCAAGCAGAAGAAGCGGTTCTCCTTTAAGAAGCCGTTCAAACTCAGCGGCTTCTCCTTTAAGAAGAGCGCCAAGAAGGAAGCCGAGGCAGAGGAGGCGGCCGCTCCAGCCGAGGAAGGCGAAGATAAAGCCGAGTCCGAGGAGGCCAAGCCAGAGGCGtctggaggagaggagaaagagaaagaggaagcagCCGAGGGGGCCAAAGCCGATCAGCCGAGTGCAGacgaggagaaaaaaacaagtgaGGAGCAAAAGCCCGAGACGCCAGCAGAAGAGAAACCGGCCGAAGCCGCAGCCGAagagccagcagcagcagccccGGCACCAGCCGAGAGCTCAGATGCTCAACCcgctgccgctgctgctgctgaagagTAA
- the col10a1a gene encoding collagen, type X, alpha 1a: MDLRVASILLLLVALVAGHGERYMVKKVVKAPYAVKSHVVSVAGEPGAPGEPGEPGPPGPPGPPGESAVGLPGPEGPPGPPGPSGYSAPGKPGTPGGPGKPGAHGAPGPKGDTGSPGPQGPRGAPGPSGIPGPAGLSATGKPGPAGLPGSNGPRGEPGAKGHPGIPGAPGQKGDRGIGIQGPAGETGATGPMGPVGAPGQPGVGKPGKPGYPGEPGKPGASGLDGAPGPMGPAGPKGHTGAPGVGMPGKPGDNGAPGLPGPTGAKGPQGATGAPGAPGSPGYGKPGAPGAKGDTGPVGSTGATGQKGEPGARGATGYTGATGPMGPAGSQGPRGFPGEKGPTGEKGESGPMGPQGFKGHKGDQGPQGPEGKSGYPGSPGPQGPRGATGAPGSKGETGEAGATGAPGATGPVGPKGHTGNAGPAGETGPAGATGTRGPTGPSGPPGAPGAKGHPGLPGAPGPAGLAAKGIPGPQGPPGLPGSDGAPGESGPAGPPGPPGPPGEVIIAETKGTFVKEPFVKTPMSAFTALTMTPYPPAGSPIKFEQIVYNAENHYDPETGIFTCQIPGVYYFAYSMHVNGANALVALYKNEDPIMFTYDEYNKGFLDQMSGSAVLQLNEQDTVYVQIPDDEANGVFAADNVHCSFSGFLIAST, encoded by the exons ATGGACCTACGAGTAGCAAGCATTCTCCTTCTCCTGGTGGCCCTGGTTGCCGGCCATGGCGAGAGATATATGGTGAAGAAAGTGGTGAAGGCTCCATATGCCGTGAAAAGTCATG tggTTTCTGTAGCTGGAGAACCAGGTGCCCCAGGTGAGCCTGGTGAACCTGGACCTCCTGGACCTCCCGGACCCCCTGGTGAGAGTGCTGTTGGACTGCCAGGGCCTGAGGGCCCACCTGGCCCACCTGGACCTTCTGGCTACTCAGCACCTGGAAAGCCAGGCACTCCAGGTGGACCCGGCAAACCAGGTGCACATGGTGCACCTGGACCTAAAGGAGATACTGGTTCACCTGGTCCTCAGGGACCAAGGGGTGCTCCTGGACCTTCTGGTATCCCTGGGCCTGCTGGTCTATCTGCCACTGGCAAACCTGGACCAGCTGGTTTGCCTGGATCAAATGGACCAAGAGGAGAACCAGGTGCTAAGGGACATCCAGGTATTCCTGGTGCACCAGGACAAAAAGGAGACAGAGGTATTGGCATTCAAGGGCCAGCAGGTGAAACTGGTGCAACTGGACCTATGGGACCTGTAGGCGCACCCGGTCAGCCTGGTGTTGGTAAACCCGGTAAACCTGGCTACCCAGGTGAGCCAGGTAAGCCAGGTGCATCTGGTCTTGATGGGGCACCTGGTCCTATGGGACCAGCTGGGCCAAAAGGCCACACTGGAGCTCCTGGGGTTGGAATGCCAGGTAAACCAGGTGATAATGGTGCTCCAGGATTGCCAGGCCCTACAGGCGCTAAAGGTCCTCAGGGAGCAACAGGTGCACCTGGTGCTCCTGGTAGTCCAGGCTATGGTAAGCCAGGTGCTCCTGGTGCGAAAGGTGACACAGGTCCAGTAGGTAGCACTGGTGCAACAGGTCAGAAAGGTGAGCCAGGTGCAAGGGGAGCAACAGGATACACAGGCGCAACTGGCCCAATGGGACCAGCTGGTTCTCAGGGTCCAAGAGGTTTCCCAGGTGAGAAGGGACCTACAGGTGAAAAAGGTGAATCAGGTCCAATGGGACCTCAAGGCTTTAAGGGACATAAGGGAGATCAAGGGCCACAGGGACCTGAGGGCAAATCAGGCTATCCAGGTTCACCAGGCCCACAGGGCCCAAGGGGAGCCACAGGTGCTCCAGGTAGCAAAGGAGAGACTGGTGAGGCAGGTGCAACTGGTGCTCCAGGAGCAACTGGTCCTGTTGGACCTAAGGGCCATACAGGAAATGCTGGACCAGCTGGTGAAACAGGGCCTGCAGGTGCCACAGGTACAAGAGGACCTACTGGTCCATCTGGTCCACCAGGTGCACCAGGAGCTAAAGGTCACCCTGGTCTTCCTGGTGCACCTGGCCCTGCAGGTCTTGCTGCTAAAGGAATTCCTGGACCACAAGGTCCACCAGGACTTCCTGGATCAGATGGTGCTCCTGGTGAAAGTGGACCAGCTGGCCCTCCTGGCCCACCTGGTCCACCCGGTGAGGTTATTATTGCAGAAACTAAGGGAACCTTTGTGAAGGAACCTTTTGTCAAGACCCCAATGTCTGCTTTTACTGCCTTAACTATGACACCTTATCCTCCAGCTGGTAGCCCTATTAAGTTTGAACAAATTGTCTACAATGCTGAGAATCACTATGACCCTGAGACTGGTATCTTTACTTGCCAGATTCCTGGAGTGTATTATTTTGCATACAGCATGCATGTGAATGGAGCTAATGCTCTGGTGGCACTGTACAAAAATGAAGACCCAATTATGTTCACTTATGATGAGTACAACAAGGGCTTCCTGGACCAGATGTCTGGTAGTGCTGTCCTTCAACTCAATGAGCAGGACACCGTTTATGTCCAGATCCCTGATGATGAGGCAAACGGTGTCTTTGCTGCTGATAATGTCCACTGCTCCTTCAGTGGTTTCCTGATTGCTTCTACGTGA